The segment ATGTCGACGCGGAGGGCGGTCCGGGAGGGCCACTCGCCGGCGCGCTGGCCGTCGCGTTCGAGGATGACGGCCTCCTCGCGGAAGTCGAGGTCGTAGTCGCCGTCGCCGAGGCCGAAGACTGCCCGGACGTCCTCGGGGCCGGGCGCTTCGATGGCGGTGAGCTCGTCGTCCCAGCGCTCGGCGAAGGACTCGGTGAGACAGACGTCGTCGACGTCGTCGCAGGGCTCGATGGCGCCGGCGTCGGAGAGGTACGTCTCGGGGTCGACCTCGCGGGTGTCGCCGGCCTTCGGCATCGGATGTTCGGGCTCCTTGCCGAACAGGCGGAGGACGGACTCGGGCATGTAGCGCTTGGTGAGCGTCGGGGTGCCCGGCACCAGGTAGCCCCGGAGCCAGATGCTCGCCGCGGAGACGACGAGGACGGCGAGGGCGGCCCCGCCGGCGACGGTGGTGCTCGCGTTCGCGACGGTGAGGAGGGCGACGTCGACGACGCCCGCCAGCACGAGTGCGATGAGTGCGTTCACGGTCGTACAGGGCCAGCACCGGTTCTCGCCCGTGTACTCCGGCTCTCGGACGCGGGACAGCACTGTCATAATTGTTTACAGGAACGGTGCCAGTGGTTATATTCGTTTCCGATGCGGCCACCCGTCGGGCGGGCGGTCTCGCGGGGGCGACGGCTCAGTCGCTCGCGGTGGCCGGGCGCTCGTCGCGTACCGCCGCGGCGTACTGCAGGAAGTTGTCGAACAGGGCCTTCGCCTCGCACGCTTTCGCGTAGTTCTCGTCGGTGATGCCGGCGACGACACGCTCCTTGCGTTCGTCGTTCAGCTCGTCCTTCCCCTCGGTGACGGTGCGGGCGGTCTCCGGGTCGTACTCGGGGTGGAACTGCACGCCGAAGACGTGGTCCTTCCGGAAGCCGTGGTTGCCGTACTCGTTGGTGGCGATCTCACGGGCCCCCTCGGGGAGCTCGACGACGGCGTCGGAGTGCGTGGTGAAGACGGTGAAGCGGTCCGGGAGGCCGTCGAGCAGCGGGTCGTCGCCGGCGCGCTCGACCTCGCGGTAGCCGATCTCGTACTCGCCCATGGCGTCGACCTCGCCGCCGAGCGCCTCGGCGAGCAGCTGGTGGCCCCAGCAGACCCCCAGACAGGGCAGGCCGTGACCGGCGGCCTCGCGGGCGTACTCGCGTGCGGCGCGAATCCACGGTTCGTCCCAGTACACCGACGAGCGCGAGCCCGTGACGACCACGGCGTCGTACTCGAAGCTCTCGGGGAGTTCGCCGTCGGTGAGGGAGAACTCCGACACGTCGGCGTCGAGCTCCCGGCGGAAGTTCCGGCGGGTGTCCGCCCCGTCGTGGGCGGCGTTCAGCAGCGCGATGCGGAGTCGGCTCATGCTCGAAACCCAGGACACCGGCCCTAAAGGGCGTTGCGCCCCGGCGAATCCTGCCGACGACGGCGACACGTCGGGGGATGCCTAACTCTGTAGGACACACCACTACCGGCGGCCACGCCAAACGGACGGATGCGGTCGGCGCGCCGGAGCCCCCCGAAGGGCGACGGACGGACCGTGTCGTCGCCCTCGGCGCGTCGAACTCCACGACCGCACCGCTCGCAGACCGCACCCACCACACGACACGACGGTCCACCGACCGGACCCAACCTGTCACGACACGCCACCCCCCACCGCACCCTACCGCAACCCACCGCTGTCTCCTCGCTCGCGCCGGCTGCAGTCCGGCCATGCCACGCCCGTCATCCGTTCCCCCTCCCGCCATCCACCTTTCGCGGCCGCTCCATCCGACCAGACGGTGGTCAGTCCTCCCGCTCGAAGAAGCCCAGCAGCGCGTCGTTGACCGGGCGTGACCGCTCGATGCCGACGAAGTGGCCGGCGTCGGGGTACTCGACCGCCTCGCCGCGGGGCAGTCCCTCGGCGAGTCGACGCCCCGCTGCCGGGTCGAGCAGCTCGTCCGCGTCGGGCACGACGACCAGCGTCGGGTTGTCTATCTCGTACAGGGGCTCGGCGTCGAAGCCGTCGAGTGCGGCGCGCTGGTGCTCCCACGACTCCGGGTCCGCATCCTCGCCCGTTCGCCACTCCGCGATGCCGTCGAGCACGTCGGGCTGGGCGGCCCGGAACTCGGCGGAGAACACCGACGAGAGCGTCTCCCGGCAGGCATCGGGGTCATCCGGATCGGCGAACAGCGGGCCCGGCTCGTAGGCGTCGCCGGTCGCCGCGCCGGCGAGCAGGGCGAGCTTCCGCACCCGACCCGAGTTGCGGGCGTAGTGCAGCGCGACCATCGCCCCGAGGCCGCTGCCGACGAGGTGGACCGAGTCGGTTCCGTGGTCCCGGAGCACGGCGTCGAGGTCGTTCGCCAGCGTCGCCACCGACAGTGGACCGGCCGGCGGGTCGGAGCCGTCGGTCCCGCGCATCGCCCACGTCAGCGTCTCGAACGGCCCGGCGAGGCCGGCGTGCTGCCAGCCCCAGAACCACGGCCCGACCCCGATGTCGGGGACGAACGCCACCGTCTCCCCGTCGCCGTCGGTCCGGTACTGCAGCGTCGTCCCGTCGCGCGTCGTGGTCGGCATGGCTGGTGGGAGGTGGCCCCACCGGAAACTATTCACGGATGCTCCCCGCCATGGAACATGATGCGACGCCGTCAGTTCCTCGCCGGCTCCGGCACCGCCCTCGCCGTCGCCCTCGCCGGCTGTAGCCGCCCGCCCCGCGTCGAACTGCAGCTGACGCCGCTCCACGAATCGGGGCTCGGGGAGCGGCTCGTGACCCCCCGCCGTCTCCTCGACCCACCCCAGGCGACCGCGGTCAGACGCGCCCGCGAGGACGGTTCCTACGTCCGGACCGTCAGCGACGAGTCGGGCCCACTCCTCGCCGACGGCCAGTTCGTGAGCGACGACGGAGCGGTGTTCGAGATCCGCACCACCCGGGTCGATGTCGAACACCGGACGGTCGAGACGTTCGCGGTCATCTACACGGGCGACGGGGACGGGACCACCTACGAGCTCGACGAGGACGCCCGCGTCGTCGACTACGGCGACCTCCCGCCGGCGGACCGGGCGATGTTCGACGCGCTCGACCCCGACTCGCTCCTCGGAGCGGGTGACGGAACCGCGGTGCTCCACACCCACGACTACCCCGACGACCACGACTCCGTGCTCCTCCCCGACCCGGCCTACGACGCCGTCGACTACGAGGGCGAGACGTTCGCTGTCGAGTACGAAGGACGTGAGACCGTCGAGAACGGCCGCTTCCGCTACGAGCTCGACCGGCTCGCGCCCGATACGGCGGCGTACGTCGAGCAGCTGGCCGCGTCGGTCGTGTTCACCCTCGCCGCGAGCGACCTCTCCGAGGAGCAACGTGAGATGCTGGACTCGGCGATGGAGGGCGGCTACGACGAGGAGCGCGAGCTCTCCGACGCGTTCTCGGCACTGCTCGACCGCCTCCGCAGCCACGACTCGCTCGACGTCGGGTACGCCGACTGGGTGTCGGTCGCCGAGTACGAGCGCACCGAGTACCTCGTGGAGATCGACGACAACGACTTCGACGACCGCACCACGGACCGTCCGTACCGCCTGCCGGACGAGGACGACGACGGCACGACGAACGGTACCACGCTGAACGGTACCACGCGGAACGCTACCACGACCGACACCACCGGACCACCGTCCGACTGACCGCTCCCCCACTACCGTCGTCCCCGACCGTTCCGGGCTTCTTTTGCCACGCCACTGCGAGGTATCGACAATGCACGCGATCAAGGACAGCGTCCACGACTACATCGAGGTGTCGGGCGTCGTCGCCGACCTGCTCGACACGGCGGCGATGCAACGGCTCCGCCACATCAAGCAGCTCTCCACGGTGCGGCTCGTCTACCCCTCCGCGAACCACACCCGGTTCGAGCACTCGCTGGGCGTCTACCACCTCGCGAGCCGAGCCTGCCGGCACCTCGACGTCGACGGCGGACGCGCCGAGGCGGTGCAGGCCGCCGCCGTCCTCCACGACGTGGGCCACGGCCCGTACGGCCACCAGACAGAGGGCATCATCGAGCGCCGTCTCGGCCGGCACCACGACGAGGTGCACGACCTGCTCGCCGGGAGCGAACTCGCCGACGTGCTGGAGTCGCACGGGCTCTCGACGACGGTGGTCGCCGACCTCGTCGACGGACAGGGCGAGCTCGGCCAGCTGGTCTCCGGCGAGCTCGACGTCGACCGGATGGACTACCTCGTTCGCGACGCCCACCACTCGGGCGTTCCCTACGGCACCATCGACCAGGCGCGCCTGCTCCGCGCGCTCACCTTCATCGACGGCGACCTCGCGCTCGCGGAGGGCAACCTCGCCACCGCCGAGTCGATGCTCGTCGCCCGGGCGCTGATGAACGCGACCGTCTACCGCCACCACGTCCCCCGCATCGCCGGCGAGATGCTGGAGAGCGCCTGCGAGCGCCTGCTGGACGGCACCGACCTCGACGCCGAGCGCTTCGCCCGGATGACCGACGACGAGCTGGTCGCTGCCCTGCGCGACCACGAACCCACCGCCGGGGCGGCCGCCCGACTCGCCGAACGCGACCTCTACAAGCGTGCGGTCTGGGCAGAACTCGACGACGTGCCCGACCGCGTCGTCGATGCGACCCACGACGACGAGCGCGAGGCAGAACGCGCCATCGCCGAGGCCGCCGGCGTCCCCGAGCGCGCCGTCCTGCTCGACGTCCCCGGCCGCCCCGCCATGCCCGAGTCCTCGACCCGCGTCGTCGTCAGCGGCGAGGTCCGCCGGCTGCAGGACGCCTCGCCGCTGGTCCAGGGCCTCCAGGCCGCCAGCACCGTCCAGTGGCGACTCGGCGTCTACGCCCCCGAGGAGCACGTCGAGGCCGTCCGCGAGGCCGCCCTCGACACCCTCGACCTCCCGTCGTCCGGCACCCGCCCCTCCGGCGACCGCGAAGCGTTCGTTTAGCCAATACGTTTACAGTGGTGCGTCTCGGAATCGTATACGGGGTTACGACCCCCCAGATCGGATCAGTCGTTGCCTCCTGATCGATGCCCTGCTCGGCCGGGACCGAGTGGGGACTGGGATACGCCACTATCATATCCTTTTGGTGGCGTCGAACCACGGTGCGTAGTTGCTTCTGTCGGTCTCGGCCCGGCGACTCGAGAGGCGGCTGCACCGTTCAGAGACGTGCTGCTACCCGCTCGGAGACGGGTCGAGAAGACGCTCCCCTGGATTTTCAGTAGCCGTTTCGCTGGTCGACCTCCTCCGCGGACGGCAGCACGCCTTCGTTCGCACCCTTGTAGTAGACGAAGCCCCAGTAGGCGCCGTTGGCGAAGTAGGTGAACGCCCAGCCCCAGGCGATGCCGATGAGGAACAGGAGCATGCTGAACGAGCTGACGATGCGGAGGACGATGAGCAGCACCACGTAGAGCAGGTAGTGCTTGACGTAGTGCTTGCTGAACGCGATGTCGAAGGTGAGACTGGACGAGAACGTCTTGGTGATGCTCCCGGTGACCGGGTAGGCGGTCAGCGCGGCCGGGAACAGGTAGAAGCCGACGAGCGCGAAGGTCCAGGCGACGACGTCGTGGAGCGCCGCGCCGGCGACGATGGCGACCAGCCAGACGGCTCCGGTGAGCGTGAACGCGAGGGTGTAGCCGACGCCGTCGGTGAGCATCTCGCCGAAGTCCGCGAACTCGGGCTGGGTGCGGCCCTGTGCGGCGTAGCGGGTGAGCCGGAACACGTAGCCGAACAGGAACACGAGCGGGAGGAACACGAGCAGTGGGCTGACCAGCACGATAGCGCCGGCCTTCAGCAGCGGGCCCCAGCCGCGCTGGGTGGGGTAGGAGAACGCGAAGTCGAACGCGCCCTTCTGCCGCCAGTCGATGTGTTTCACGCCGTCGCTGCCGTCGAGCCGGTTCGTCGGCTCGCGGGGGGGCTGCTGCCGGCGCTCGTAGTCGTCGCGGCGCGCGCCGTTGTGGGGGTGTGAGCTGTCGAAGTTCCAGCCGACGCCGTCGCGGGTCTCCGTGGGGTCGCCGCCCGCCGGGTTCCGGGGGCGTCGCGCATGGTCGCGTCGGTCGTCCGGTCGGCGACGGTCCTCGCGGGGCGGGCGGGTGGCGCGTCGTCGCTCGTCGCGGGTGTCGGCCGGGTGCCGTCGGTCGTCGGCCGGGTGCTCCCGGCGGTCGGTCGGCTCGTTGTCTGCGCGCCACTCGGATTCGCCGCCCTCCCAGCTGTAGCTCGGATACGCGGGCTCGTCGTCGGAGTCGTCGCCGTCGCCCGGCCCGCGGTCGGTGGTGCGTTCGTCGTCCGGGTCGCCGTCCCGGCTCATGCGGCCGTCACCTGCCGAACGCTGTGGGACGCCATCTATTTGACACGTTTGGTGGTGGGCGGAAAAAACCTTCCGGCAGGCGGGCGGCGCTACTCGCCGGTGGCCGGGAGCGGTTCGACGAGCCCCTCCTCGATGGCCTCGCCGTAGAGGTACCCCCAGTACGCGGCCGGCACCATCGCCGCGAGCGGCAGGAGCAGTGCCGCGAAGGTGACCAGCAGCAGGAGGAGGAAGCCCACCACCACCAGCCCGACCAGGAGCACGCTGTCGGCGAAGAAGTGGAGCGCGTACTTCCGGGTGAACGCGAACTCGGGCGTGCGGGCGGCGGCCTCCCGGAGGTCCTCGGTCGCCGCGTACGTCGTGAACAGCCCCGGGAGGAGGTACGACCCGCCGAGGGCGAGTACGCTGGCGAGCAGCACGCTCTCGCCCGCGGTCAGGTACACCAGCGTCCCCAGCCCCCCGACGGCACCCCACCAGAGCGCGGTGACCACGAGGCCGACCTTCGCGATGCCCCAGATGTCGTCGTATCCGGGCGGTTCCTCTGCTCGCGCGGCTCCGCCGGCGAGGCGAGTGATGTAGCCGGCGGCCACCACGCCGGGCACGACGAGGAACGAGACGATGCCGAGGACGCCGGTGAGCAGGGCCGCCGACCCACCCTCGCCGAACGGGTACCGGAGGCTGAACGTCACCACGCCGGCGTCGAAGATGCCCGGGTCCATGCCCTCGTCGGACCGCGACTCGGCGACTCGCCGCTCGTACTGCTGGTCGCCGAGTCGGTCGACCCAGCGGTCCGAGCCCGCATCGTCCGGGCCGCGACGGTCGTGGAGAGCGCCCCCGTCGCGCCGCGGCGGCGAGCGTGCACCGTCGTCCCACCGCTGCCTGTCGGTGTCTCGGGGAGCGGACGCCACGTCGTCCCACATCGGCTCGGACTCGTCGTCGCGGCTCACGGACCCACCTCCCCCGGAAGGCGGCGCCGCTGTCGACACATACGTCCAACGAGACGTGTCGGCAGGAAAAACGTTCCGTCGGTCTCAGTGGTCGAGGACGGCCCGGAGCACGTCGGGCGTGTCGTCGAGCGCGTCGTCGAGCGCGTCGGTGTCGGGGCCGCCGCCCTGCGCGAAGTCCGGCGGGCCGCCGCCGCCGCCGCCGACCTTGGCGGCGAGCTCGCTCACGACCGCGCCGGCGTTGACCTCGCTGCCGTCGGGGACCGCGACGACGAACTGCGCGCCGTCGAGCCCGGAGCCCAGCACCGCTATCTTGCCCTCCTCGACGAGCGCGTTGGCCGTCGCACGCAGTTCGTCCATGTCGGCGTCGACGCGCTGGACGACCGCGGGCGTGCCGCCCACGTCGACCTCCTCGGCACCGTCCGCACCCGAGGCGCGGACCTCGGCGAGCTGCTCCTTGAGGTCCTCGATGGTCTTGCCCCGGGCCTTCCACTCCTCGAAGAAGCGCTCGGCCGTCTCGGGCACCTCCTCGGGCGTCACG is part of the Haloarchaeobius litoreus genome and harbors:
- a CDS encoding type 1 glutamine amidotransferase, which translates into the protein MSRLRIALLNAAHDGADTRRNFRRELDADVSEFSLTDGELPESFEYDAVVVTGSRSSVYWDEPWIRAAREYAREAAGHGLPCLGVCWGHQLLAEALGGEVDAMGEYEIGYREVERAGDDPLLDGLPDRFTVFTTHSDAVVELPEGAREIATNEYGNHGFRKDHVFGVQFHPEYDPETARTVTEGKDELNDERKERVVAGITDENYAKACEAKALFDNFLQYAAAVRDERPATASD
- a CDS encoding alpha/beta fold hydrolase encodes the protein MPTTTRDGTTLQYRTDGDGETVAFVPDIGVGPWFWGWQHAGLAGPFETLTWAMRGTDGSDPPAGPLSVATLANDLDAVLRDHGTDSVHLVGSGLGAMVALHYARNSGRVRKLALLAGAATGDAYEPGPLFADPDDPDACRETLSSVFSAEFRAAQPDVLDGIAEWRTGEDADPESWEHQRAALDGFDAEPLYEIDNPTLVVVPDADELLDPAAGRRLAEGLPRGEAVEYPDAGHFVGIERSRPVNDALLGFFERED
- a CDS encoding twin-arginine translocation signal domain-containing protein; the encoded protein is MMRRRQFLAGSGTALAVALAGCSRPPRVELQLTPLHESGLGERLVTPRRLLDPPQATAVRRAREDGSYVRTVSDESGPLLADGQFVSDDGAVFEIRTTRVDVEHRTVETFAVIYTGDGDGTTYELDEDARVVDYGDLPPADRAMFDALDPDSLLGAGDGTAVLHTHDYPDDHDSVLLPDPAYDAVDYEGETFAVEYEGRETVENGRFRYELDRLAPDTAAYVEQLAASVVFTLAASDLSEEQREMLDSAMEGGYDEERELSDAFSALLDRLRSHDSLDVGYADWVSVAEYERTEYLVEIDDNDFDDRTTDRPYRLPDEDDDGTTNGTTLNGTTRNATTTDTTGPPSD
- a CDS encoding HD domain-containing protein, whose amino-acid sequence is MHAIKDSVHDYIEVSGVVADLLDTAAMQRLRHIKQLSTVRLVYPSANHTRFEHSLGVYHLASRACRHLDVDGGRAEAVQAAAVLHDVGHGPYGHQTEGIIERRLGRHHDEVHDLLAGSELADVLESHGLSTTVVADLVDGQGELGQLVSGELDVDRMDYLVRDAHHSGVPYGTIDQARLLRALTFIDGDLALAEGNLATAESMLVARALMNATVYRHHVPRIAGEMLESACERLLDGTDLDAERFARMTDDELVAALRDHEPTAGAAARLAERDLYKRAVWAELDDVPDRVVDATHDDEREAERAIAEAAGVPERAVLLDVPGRPAMPESSTRVVVSGEVRRLQDASPLVQGLQAASTVQWRLGVYAPEEHVEAVREAALDTLDLPSSGTRPSGDREAFV
- a CDS encoding DUF4013 domain-containing protein; the encoded protein is MSRDGDPDDERTTDRGPGDGDDSDDEPAYPSYSWEGGESEWRADNEPTDRREHPADDRRHPADTRDERRRATRPPREDRRRPDDRRDHARRPRNPAGGDPTETRDGVGWNFDSSHPHNGARRDDYERRQQPPREPTNRLDGSDGVKHIDWRQKGAFDFAFSYPTQRGWGPLLKAGAIVLVSPLLVFLPLVFLFGYVFRLTRYAAQGRTQPEFADFGEMLTDGVGYTLAFTLTGAVWLVAIVAGAALHDVVAWTFALVGFYLFPAALTAYPVTGSITKTFSSSLTFDIAFSKHYVKHYLLYVVLLIVLRIVSSFSMLLFLIGIAWGWAFTYFANGAYWGFVYYKGANEGVLPSAEEVDQRNGY